The nucleotide sequence TGTTTATTCCAAAAGACTTTGCGTATACCATTCGCACAGACTTGTGTTTATCAAAATGACTGAACTGGCGCGCTTTGAATGCTATCTTATCAGCTAATTGTATGAATTCAGGAACTCTCACACTCTCAGAATATTCATCTATCAATTCCTTAATTGTTGGGTAAACGATTTTCTCTTCTACATATTTTGCCGTTTTCTCGGCTTCTATATATTGCTCGTTCTCTAAGAATTCCTTGAGTTTCAAAAGTTCTGCTTTGGTTTCTTTATATTTAGAAGTTTCTTCCGGAATATCAATACTTTGATACTTATCAATAAGATAAAGACATTCGTTTTTTGTTCTTAGCAGTCTATTAAAGTGATAAGCGTCTGTTACTATTCTATCTGCCTGAACGTCCGTAGCATCTATGAATTTCAACCACTTCACAACAAACTTAATCACCTTTCTTTCAAGTTCATCGTCCACATACCATTCAGAATGTGGGTCGCTCATTAAACTTTCCAAACTCGAAGTATCAACGCCAAGTATCTCAGCAAAGTCTTTTGATTCGCTTTCATCATCTCTTTCGACTGCTAAATATCCTCTATGATATTTAGAAATCAGCTGCAGTGCTTTCTTAACAGCAACTGCCTTTTCTCTACCGAATATCCTTGTCAGCGTCAAGCCTTTATCACTTTCTTTCCCGCTTCCAATAAATGGTTTTTGGAAAGCAAGTACGTTGTAATGCTCATTATCCAAAAGCTGAACGGTTAGTTCGTTATGCACATCGCGTACAAGCGATGGAAGGGAATCAAGATGGAGAGTCTTTTTCAATTTTTCAATTTTGTAAATTGGATACGTATGTCCAAGGTCATGGACGTTTATGGAAACTATCAGAAGGAAATAGATCAGATCTTTGTAAGTTATGTTTTGGTAGTAACTCTTGTAAAGTTCATTATAACCGAACGGTGCAAAGAAATTATCTTCATCCATTTTAAGTATCAAACCTGTCAAGAAGTCCATCAGCCTTTTGCTGTGTCTTTGCGAGTGTTCCACAGTTTCAGGAATTTGGTCCCCAATCCACATGTGGTTCCATTTCTCCAAGATTCCAGATTCAATATATTCAGCAAGCTCAGGGTTCCTTCTGAAAACCTTCAAGAGTTGCTCTCCGTATCCAAAAGGAAGGTTTCTCTTTTTTGAATACTCCTTCTTAATTGAGTGAATATCATAGAAAGCAACTGGTTGACCACTATTATCAAAATTAAAAAGGGCAGCAACATCGTCATGTATCTGCAAAAGTTCTGTCCAAGAAGGCTCCACACCAGAGTCGAGAATTGAGTTAAGTGTTGAAATGATATTATCAACGTAGTAAGTATCCCAATTTACTACAACCCTGGGAATACGCAAAAGCTCTTCCTGCCTTTCATGTTTATAGTAAATGTCTTTGTTTCTAAATATCCCCCAGAGCATGAGTGCAAGACCTATCATCTTAACACCAGGTGCGATATCCATAATAATCTCAGAATCATCTTCACCAACATTTTCCATCAATTTATCCATCTTTTTTAAAACAATTTTGACTGTCTCCAAGTTTTCCTTTGTCGTTGTACCCTCATTGCTAAACGGGGTTTCTATGATGTATATTTTTTCAAATTCTTGATCTCTATCAGCCTTAAAAAGAAAATACAGCATATACAGAATCTGTGATGGCAATTCCGGAAATTTACTATCATCCAACACAGCAAAGTCCTCACTACCGTTAGACAAGACCAATACATTGTCCAACTTTCCTCTATCCTTGCTCAAAAAGTTCTTCAAGAGCTCAAGAATAGTTTCACAATATACACTGTTTTCATTATCATTCTTACAACATGGTCGATTAGATATCAATACAACATTCTTTATTTTGTAGCCTTTTTTCTTGATTAAAGCTAATGTCTCAATTTCTGCAGGTGGACGTTTTGGTCTAACTCCTGTCTCAAAAAAGTCAACAAGACTTTCAAATAGCATTTCCTGTTCTTCGGTGCTCTTAGGTCTATTATTTCCATCATTAAAGTAACCTCGAAAGCTCAGACCCACTGGCATGACAACTGTTGTTTTATCAAGTATGCGGTTTCTCAGATAACTTATGGTACTTATCAAACAGTTCGTCTCGTTTGCATTTATTATTCCTCTTAACCCTTCAAAAGGTTCGGCTAAGTTTTTGTTCATATAACGTTCCTGGTTGTTTTCATCCAATCTTTCCACCGCATTTTCTAACTCGGGTGGTACTTTGAAATCGTTAAATTCTACACCTTTTACACTTTCAATCTCCATCAAAAACCCATCAACCTTAGGATAGATAAACTCATCGATGACCACTTCAGGCACATCTAAAAGTTTGTACCTGATTTTCATCACTACATCACTGTTCTTAAGTTTCTTTGACATAAAATCATCAATTCCATCGATGATTTCTTCGTATTCTTCTCTGTTCAGACCATAATCATTGTTATCTGAGAGCTTTTTCTTAACAGTCCGAATCCATTTTTTAGTAAAACCTATGTCGGACTTTATCATCTCGAACCTCATTCGCTCCTCTTCATCGTCGTCTTTTCTTAAGTACCACTGTATAATACCTATCCTTTTTACAATATTATTCTTCTTATCTTTATTATCTAAAGTTACTACACCATTCTCATACTTCAAACCATTGTCCAAAATTCTCTCAAATGCCCCTCGTTCTTTTATAAGAAACTTTCTCTCTTTTTCAATATACGACATCTTCCAAACCCCCAGTTTCCATTATTGAACGTGTCGTTCAAGTATGATGTTCAAACCTTCGTAAAGAGCCTGTTGAACTGCGTTCCTAAGCACATCTTCAAACTCTCTAAAATTCCCAGCGTACTTTCTCTTTTCAAGCTTTTTAATCGCGTTAAGCGAAATCTTTTTAATTTTGTAGCCTTCTTCCTTGTCGAATGGATTGACATTAGGATTCAAAAGTACGAAATTGATCAAGAACCTTATATCCTCAACCCTTTCTCTCAATGGTGGAATAGTCAAACGGTATTTGAACCTGTAGTATAGGTCCGCTCTGAAACTACCCTCTTGAATTTCTTTTTTCAAATCCTTATTTGTCGCTGCAATGATATGGGTTGGTGCATAGATCTTTTCAGCTCCTGTGTAACCAACAGGATGGACTACACTGTCGTCCATGTAAGTCAAGAGCTTTGCTTGAACATCGGGAGGTACTTCTGTAATCTCATCGAGGAAAAGAATACCCGGACAGGATACTGTAATCCTTCCAAGTTTAGTTACACTATCGGTAAACGCTCCCTTCTCGGTTCCAAAGAGTATCGAGTCAATTAATTGCTTTTCCACGTTCACTAAAGACTGCCTGTAATATTCTTCTTTGAAGTGGTGTTCTCCAAGAACTTCGCGGGCTATAATCTCTGCTATGAGCGATTTGCCAGTTCCAGTTTCTCCCTCTAACAAGAGCGATGGGACTTTAAAATATCTATTTTTACTAAAAAACTCAATAAACTTTTTAGAAATATCCTGTAGCTTCTCATGACTCTCCATTCGAGGAGTATTACGATATTTTTTATCACGAACAAACTTGGTCATTGTTTCATAACTTTTCTTGAAATCAGCGATGATAGTTTTTAACTTTTTAGAAAACTCGCGCATTGATGGATCAAGGAAAACGGAGATGTATTTTATGTCCTCGTATTTTTCCGCTATTTCTTCTCTCTTAACGACGAATTTCCAATTTTCAATATCCTTCGCCCGTATCATTTCATACATTGTATCTTCTTCAACAATGATATTTTCGTCAGTTTCCCTCAATAAATCCTTGAGTAACTTCTCAAATTTCCCAAGCTCTTCGTACTCGAGCCCTTCTCCTTCGAGCCTCTCTCTTCTAAATACTCCAACAACATCGTGAGTCAAAAATTTCTTAATTAAATCTATATCAAGCGCCCTATCTATGATAAGTATATACATATCGTTCCCGCTATTTCCAACTTTATTGTCAAAACTATTACCCGTCACAATCCATATTACCTTTTTATTTTCTATCTCCTTGGGATTCTTTAATTCTGACCTTTTAATAATATTTACCAAATTAACCTTCTCACCCTTAGCTTTGAACTGAACACCAAGTCTATTGACTACATTCTTTACAATACTTTCCAATTCATCATCAACA is from Fervidobacterium gondwanense DSM 13020 and encodes:
- a CDS encoding sigma 54-interacting transcriptional regulator, with protein sequence MSAGRSEGSKLKVCFVVDDELESIVKNVVNRLGVQFKAKGEKVNLVNIIKRSELKNPKEIENKKVIWIVTGNSFDNKVGNSGNDMYILIIDRALDIDLIKKFLTHDVVGVFRRERLEGEGLEYEELGKFEKLLKDLLRETDENIIVEEDTMYEMIRAKDIENWKFVVKREEIAEKYEDIKYISVFLDPSMREFSKKLKTIIADFKKSYETMTKFVRDKKYRNTPRMESHEKLQDISKKFIEFFSKNRYFKVPSLLLEGETGTGKSLIAEIIAREVLGEHHFKEEYYRQSLVNVEKQLIDSILFGTEKGAFTDSVTKLGRITVSCPGILFLDEITEVPPDVQAKLLTYMDDSVVHPVGYTGAEKIYAPTHIIAATNKDLKKEIQEGSFRADLYYRFKYRLTIPPLRERVEDIRFLINFVLLNPNVNPFDKEEGYKIKKISLNAIKKLEKRKYAGNFREFEDVLRNAVQQALYEGLNIILERHVQ